One region of Carya illinoinensis cultivar Pawnee chromosome 8, C.illinoinensisPawnee_v1, whole genome shotgun sequence genomic DNA includes:
- the LOC122317819 gene encoding major pollen allergen Ole e 10-like: protein MKMKIARGTLAIILPLALAFLLSFAACTESKMHVNEKRLQVAFSRSHLKGKKLQPAKAGDKEAVLSSNRTEKGSMTNTWCIAKPSTNNDKLLHNVEYSCGEANVDCRSIQLGGTCFHPNNAVSHASFAMNLFYQDSGKHPWNCDFNGTGLIVSDNPSFGLCQYPA from the exons ATGAAAATGAAGATCGCTAGAGGGACATTGGCAATAATCCTTCCTCTGGCCTTGGCGTTTCTTCTGTCTTTCGCTGCTTGCACTG AGTCAAAGATGCATGTAAATGAAAAAAGGCTGCAAGTAGCTTTTTCAAGATCGCATCTGAAGGGGAAAAAGCTGCAG CCCGCAAAAGCAGGCGACAAGGAAGCAGTACTGTCTTCTAATCGAACGGAAAAAGGGTCGATGACGAACACGTGGTGCATTGCAAAGCCGTCGACAAATAATGATAAACTTCTTCACAACGTGGAATACAGCTGCGGGGAAGCTAATGTGGACTGTCGTAGCATTCAACTTGGAGGAACCTGCTTCCATCCAAACAATGCAGTCTCTCATGCTTCGTTTGCTATGAATCTCTTCTACCAGGACTCCGGGAAGCACCCTTGGAACTGCGACTTTAATGGAACCGGTCTCATCGTTTCTGACAACCCAT CTTTTGGTCTATGCCAGTATCCGGCTTGA